One window from the genome of Rickettsiella endosymbiont of Xylota segnis encodes:
- a CDS encoding NADH-quinone oxidoreductase subunit D, which produces MPEIRNYTLNFGPQHPAAHGVLRLILELDGEVIQSADAHIGLLHRATEKLAESKPYNQSIGYMDRLDYVSMMCNEHAYVLAIEKLLGVTPPKRAQYIRVMFDEITRILNHLLWLGAHALDIGAMTVFLYCFREREDLIDCYEAVSGSRMHATYYRPGGVYRDLPDKMPQYKPSQWHNEKETREMNANREGSLLDFIESFITRFPKLIDDYETLLTDNRIWKQRTVGIGVLTAERALQLGCTGPILRASGVAWDLRKKQPYEVYDELDFDIPIGSKGDCYDRYLVRVEEMRQSNALIKQCVSWLRANPGPVTLTEHKVVPPTRLQMKEDMESLIHHFKLFSEGYCVPPGEAYAAIEHPKGEFGIYMVSDGANKPYRVKIRAAGFPHLAALNELVSGHMIADLVAILSSLDIVFGEIDR; this is translated from the coding sequence ATGCCTGAAATTCGTAATTACACATTAAACTTTGGTCCACAACATCCTGCTGCACATGGCGTATTGCGCTTGATCTTAGAACTAGATGGAGAGGTTATCCAATCGGCGGATGCACACATTGGTTTATTGCATCGGGCGACCGAAAAATTAGCTGAATCTAAACCCTATAATCAAAGTATTGGTTATATGGATCGCTTAGATTATGTTTCGATGATGTGTAATGAGCATGCGTATGTGTTGGCGATAGAAAAATTGTTAGGCGTGACGCCTCCGAAACGCGCTCAATATATTCGCGTTATGTTTGATGAAATTACACGAATTTTGAATCATTTATTGTGGTTAGGTGCACATGCCTTAGATATCGGTGCGATGACGGTTTTTTTATATTGCTTTCGAGAACGCGAAGATTTAATCGACTGCTATGAGGCGGTGTCAGGTTCGCGTATGCACGCAACTTATTATAGACCGGGTGGTGTATATCGTGACTTACCGGATAAAATGCCACAGTATAAACCCTCACAATGGCATAATGAAAAAGAAACACGTGAGATGAATGCCAATCGAGAGGGTAGTTTATTAGATTTTATTGAAAGTTTTATTACACGGTTTCCTAAATTAATTGACGATTATGAAACGTTGTTGACCGATAATCGCATATGGAAACAACGAACCGTAGGCATTGGTGTTTTAACGGCGGAACGTGCTTTACAATTAGGGTGTACCGGTCCAATTTTACGCGCTTCAGGTGTTGCTTGGGATCTACGTAAGAAGCAACCGTATGAAGTGTATGATGAATTAGATTTTGATATACCGATAGGCAGCAAAGGCGATTGTTATGATCGTTATCTGGTGCGCGTCGAAGAAATGCGCCAATCAAACGCATTAATAAAACAATGTGTGAGTTGGTTACGCGCTAATCCAGGCCCTGTCACATTGACCGAGCATAAAGTGGTGCCGCCGACGCGTTTGCAAATGAAAGAGGATATGGAATCACTTATTCATCATTTTAAATTATTTAGTGAGGGTTATTGCGTACCGCCCGGTGAAGCGTATGCCGCGATAGAACATCCTAAAGGTGAATTTGGAATTTATATGGTTTCGGATGGCGCAAATAAGCCTTATCGGGTTAAAATACGCGCAGCTGGGTTTCCGCACTTGGCGGCTTTAAATGAATTGGTTTCCGGGCATATGATTGCTGATTTAGTCGCCATACTGTCCAGCCTTGATATCGTATTTGGTGAAATCGATCGATGA
- a CDS encoding NADH-quinone oxidoreductase subunit C produces MSDVVLQLQKINQRFDSVIREITVERDEISLEISAEELHAVCLALRDEADFRFELLVDICVVDYAEYGISEWTTERSTLTGFERGVDNTGDLHPVAWTKPRFAVVYHFLSLTHNQRLRLRVFASGEPPQVPSVIKLWPAADWYEREAFDLYGVFFNGHPDLRRLLTDYGFVGHPFRKDFPLTGHVEVRYDATEGRVIYQPVTVTPRTLVPKTIRKTTNEDILTCFHQKPE; encoded by the coding sequence ATGTCAGACGTTGTTCTGCAACTGCAAAAAATAAACCAACGCTTTGATTCTGTTATTCGAGAAATAACCGTTGAGCGTGATGAAATCAGTTTAGAGATTTCTGCTGAGGAGTTACATGCCGTTTGTTTAGCATTACGTGATGAAGCGGATTTTAGATTTGAATTATTAGTGGATATTTGTGTCGTGGACTATGCTGAGTATGGCATCAGCGAATGGACGACTGAACGTTCCACGCTAACTGGTTTTGAACGTGGCGTTGATAATACCGGTGATCTACACCCCGTCGCTTGGACAAAGCCACGGTTTGCAGTGGTCTATCATTTTTTATCTCTCACGCACAATCAGCGTTTACGTTTGCGTGTTTTTGCTAGCGGCGAACCACCGCAAGTGCCGTCTGTCATTAAACTATGGCCAGCTGCAGATTGGTATGAAAGAGAAGCGTTTGATTTGTATGGTGTTTTTTTTAACGGACATCCAGATTTGCGACGTTTGTTAACCGATTATGGTTTTGTTGGCCATCCTTTTCGTAAAGATTTTCCGTTAACGGGACATGTTGAGGTCCGTTATGATGCAACCGAGGGACGAGTTATTTATCAACCGGTCACGGTGACGCCACGTACTTTAGTGCCAAAAACCATTCGCAAAACAACGAATGAAGATATCCTAACCTGTTTCCATCAAAAACCAGAGTGA
- a CDS encoding NADH-quinone oxidoreductase subunit A, translating to MLQNYFPILIFIAFGLFIGVAALSIGRLTGLQRPDPAKLSSYECGFPGISDARLPFDIRYYLVAILFIIFDLETAFLFPWAVSLRRIGFPGLLAMGIFLGLLLIGFIYEWKKGALQWE from the coding sequence ATGCTACAGAATTATTTTCCCATACTCATTTTTATTGCTTTTGGCTTATTTATTGGTGTGGCGGCCTTATCCATCGGGCGCTTAACGGGCTTGCAACGTCCGGATCCAGCAAAGTTATCTTCCTATGAATGCGGTTTTCCAGGTATTAGCGATGCTCGTTTGCCTTTCGATATTCGTTATTATCTCGTAGCGATTTTATTCATTATTTTTGATTTAGAGACCGCTTTCTTATTTCCCTGGGCGGTTTCTTTAAGACGCATCGGCTTTCCTGGGTTACTAGCGATGGGGATCTTTTTGGGTTTATTATTGATAGGTTTTATCTACGAGTGGAAAAAAGGGGCCTTACAATGGGAATAG
- a CDS encoding NuoB/complex I 20 kDa subunit family protein gives MGIEPLLQQQGFVTTSLDKLLGWARSGSLWPMSFGLACCAVEMMHSAAARYDLDRFGVVFRPSPRQSDVMIVAGTLCNKMAPALRKVYDQMAEPRWVISMGSCANGGGYYHYSYSVVRGCDRIVPVDVYVPGCPPTAEALVYGVIQLQNKIKKTHFIERT, from the coding sequence ATGGGAATAGAACCATTATTACAACAACAAGGGTTTGTCACTACATCCTTAGATAAGCTGCTCGGCTGGGCGCGCAGTGGATCTTTATGGCCGATGTCGTTTGGTTTAGCGTGTTGTGCAGTAGAAATGATGCATTCGGCCGCAGCACGCTATGATCTGGATAGATTTGGCGTGGTATTTCGACCCAGTCCCCGACAATCCGATGTAATGATTGTAGCAGGGACCTTATGTAACAAAATGGCTCCTGCTTTACGTAAGGTTTACGATCAAATGGCAGAACCTAGATGGGTGATATCGATGGGATCCTGTGCAAATGGTGGAGGTTATTACCATTACTCCTATTCGGTAGTACGCGGTTGCGATAGAATTGTACCGGTGGATGTGTATGTGCCGGGTTGTCCGCCAACCGCAGAAGCATTAGTGTATGGTGTTATACAATTGCAAAATAAAATAAAAAAAACTCACTTTATTGAGCGTACGTAA